From the genome of Candidatus Competibacteraceae bacterium:
CGCTTCGCTGGTTTCCCACAGATCCGCGACGGAGTCGAAATTCAGCTCGCCCTGGACGCGCAGGATGTCGCCGTCACGGCTGACCCGCGCCGAGGCCATCAGCGTGGCCCCTGGGCGTTGTTGCGCTGCTGGAGATCGGCGATGACCGAGTCCATGCCGCTGGCGCGGATCTGGCTGGCGAAGGTGCTGCGGTAATTGGTGACCAGACTGACTCCGTCCACCGTAACGTCGTAGACTTTCCAGCCATCGTTGTTGAGATGCATGTTGTAGTTGATCTGGATCGGTCGGCCGGTTTTCAGCCGGACTTCGGTTTTGACCGTCACCTCGCTGCCGTTCCCCACGGCCGGTTGCGGCAGCACCCGGATCTCTTCGTTGGAATACTCCAGCAAAGCCTTGGCGTAGGTGCGGACCAGCAGGGTGCGGAATTCCTCGGTGAAGCGACGGCGCTGGTCGGGAGTCGCCTGCTGCCAGGACCGGCCCAACACCCAGCGCGACATCAGTTCGAAATCGAAATTGGGCAACACGATTTGATCGACCAGCCCGTAAATCCGTCCTGGGTCCCGGTCGAGCATCGCGCGGTTCTGGCGCAAGGCATGGATCATCCGCCCCGAGGTGTCCTGGATCACGTCCTGCGGGGGTCTAACGGCGGCCTCGATGGCGCCACCACCCAACGTCAGCAGCAACAGGCCGAGAGCGATCACTCGTTTCATCGGATTCACTTACTCCTCATCTGAAAATTAGGGGGCAGCGTTCGCGGAGATGCGGCTGACCGCGTCGTTACGGGAAATTCAGCGCATATCCGTGCCGGAGCGCCTGGATCGGGGGCGGCGCCGTCAGGGCGTTTTGGGCGGCGTGGAGTCGCCCGACGCCATATTGGTAAACACCCGGCCGATCAGCTTTTCCAACACCAGCGCCGACTGGGTCAGCTTGATGGTTCCGCCGTCCTTGAGAGTGTCGTCCATGCCACCAGGTTCCAGCCCGACGTATTGTTCGCCCAGTAATCCCGAGGTCAGAATACTGGCGCTGGAGTCGGTCGGCAGTTGGTTGTATTTGGGATCGATGGACATCGTGACCACGGCTTCGTAGCTTTGCGGGTCCAGACTGATGCCGATCACCCGGCCGATGCGCACGCCGCCCAGCGTGACTGGGGCGCGAGCCTTGAGCCCGCCGATATTTTCAAAGTGGGCCGTGACGCGATAGCCTTTGTCGTCTCCCAGGCTGGTGAGGTCACTGACCTTGAGCGCCAGTATGAAAAACGCCGCCAGCCCCAGCGCGACGAACAGGCCGACCGCCAGCTCCAGATTCTTTTGCTTCATGATTACCACACTCCGAACATCAGGGCGGTCAGCAGGAAATCCAGTCCCAGCACCGCCAGCGAGGTGTCCACCACGGTGCGGGTGGTGGCGAGGCTGACGCCTTCCGAGGTCGGTTCCGCCTGATAGCCTTCGAACAAAGCGATCCAGTTGGCCACCAGCCCGAACACGGCGCTCTTGATGATGACGCCGTTGCCGACATC
Proteins encoded in this window:
- a CDS encoding ABC transporter substrate-binding protein, with the protein product MKRVIALGLLLLTLGGGAIEAAVRPPQDVIQDTSGRMIHALRQNRAMLDRDPGRIYGLVDQIVLPNFDFELMSRWVLGRSWQQATPDQRRRFTEEFRTLLVRTYAKALLEYSNEEIRVLPQPAVGNGSEVTVKTEVRLKTGRPIQINYNMHLNNDGWKVYDVTVDGVSLVTNYRSTFASQIRASGMDSVIADLQQRNNAQGPR
- the mlaD gene encoding outer membrane lipid asymmetry maintenance protein MlaD, whose product is MKQKNLELAVGLFVALGLAAFFILALKVSDLTSLGDDKGYRVTAHFENIGGLKARAPVTLGGVRIGRVIGISLDPQSYEAVVTMSIDPKYNQLPTDSSASILTSGLLGEQYVGLEPGGMDDTLKDGGTIKLTQSALVLEKLIGRVFTNMASGDSTPPKTP